One window of Curtobacterium sp. 458 genomic DNA carries:
- a CDS encoding DUF4365 domain-containing protein, with the protein MSTARRPSLPRVQDTDFVEQAGVLTVAGIVNQARCIWREVLHRDVGIDGHIEYVTPDGEATGRTVAVQVKSGASRFANTTTDSVRFTPEAKHRQYWESYPLPVILVLHNPETMETLWTDAREALRVHDENTTLEISRRNTFDPEGVLAALATSGPLPSAGFDVDWILQAMAQPDMEAQGLTFLDMFAQGMTDVARSIWISVEVTDQILDIKSATWEPPGYGFGAHEFAFLDRYVDFLVAHDLARLDYATWRETTLSRQMVAKLMAPLTTKGRAVRDAIIALDSQLTVPEEPRQFPAIQERFVQMLFNPSWVDEAAVRQARIDRISATLRAAPGSAA; encoded by the coding sequence ATGAGCACCGCAAGAAGACCGTCCCTTCCGCGGGTACAAGACACAGATTTTGTCGAGCAGGCCGGCGTTCTGACGGTCGCCGGCATCGTCAATCAGGCGCGCTGTATCTGGCGGGAAGTGCTGCACCGAGACGTTGGTATCGATGGTCACATCGAGTACGTAACCCCTGACGGGGAGGCTACCGGACGGACAGTTGCAGTCCAGGTGAAAAGCGGCGCGTCCCGCTTCGCGAACACGACGACCGACTCCGTCCGCTTCACGCCTGAAGCAAAACACCGCCAGTATTGGGAGAGCTACCCGCTTCCCGTCATCCTCGTTCTCCACAACCCGGAGACCATGGAAACGCTGTGGACGGACGCCCGCGAAGCGCTCCGAGTACACGACGAGAACACCACGCTTGAAATCTCTCGGCGTAACACGTTCGATCCCGAGGGCGTCCTTGCCGCGCTCGCAACCTCCGGACCGCTCCCGTCGGCAGGCTTCGACGTGGATTGGATCCTGCAGGCGATGGCGCAACCAGACATGGAGGCGCAAGGGCTGACGTTCCTCGACATGTTCGCGCAGGGAATGACAGACGTCGCCCGGAGCATCTGGATATCGGTAGAAGTGACCGACCAAATTCTTGACATCAAGTCAGCGACCTGGGAGCCGCCGGGGTACGGCTTCGGCGCTCATGAATTTGCGTTCCTCGACCGCTACGTCGACTTTCTTGTCGCCCACGACCTCGCGCGACTCGACTATGCCACATGGCGAGAGACCACGCTGTCCCGGCAGATGGTCGCGAAGCTGATGGCACCGCTCACCACGAAGGGGCGCGCCGTTCGAGACGCGATCATCGCACTCGACTCGCAGCTGACCGTGCCCGAAGAACCGAGACAGTTCCCCGCAATCCAAGAGCGTTTCGTGCAGATGCTCTTCAACCCGTCCTGGGTCGACGAAGCAGCAGTCCGACAAGCGCGAATCGACCGGATCAGTGCGACGCTTCGCGCAGCGCCCGGAAGTGCCGCATGA